One Hemibagrus wyckioides isolate EC202008001 linkage group LG09, SWU_Hwy_1.0, whole genome shotgun sequence DNA segment encodes these proteins:
- the ppp1r3ca gene encoding protein phosphatase 1, regulatory subunit 3Ca, giving the protein MSVSSTVLKLTIMPVDMAVQLYITHSPPLHSFLSSYEDYRSRNLINMCCKPLRPCINTKNTHNTNAHPPCHAWQAPQAKAKKKVVFADSKGMSLTAVRVFSPCENQKSNMLQQFHIPKLEGTLNPVQSRILEFRQPASDYVDFRNRLTKNSVCLESCTLQGRTLTGTVKVRNLSFKKSVRVRITFDSWKSHRDVECAFMNDVCGCRDTDTFSFVIEIPARIPPQDSVEFCVSYTSDGKMHWDNNNGKNYALVATNDDNKKDTNKETDSSDRFQEKCSRFSSQCNSWMMMGITAAPYW; this is encoded by the exons ATGTCAG tgtccTCCACTGTCCTCAAGCTGACCATCATGCCAGTGGACATGGCTGTgcagctctacatcacacactctccaccTCTGCACAGCTTCCTCAGCTCGTATGAGGACTACAGATCCAGGAACCTCATCAACATGTGCTGCAAACCTCTGCGTCCCTGCATCAACACCAAAAACACCCACAACACCAATGCCCATCCGCCATGCCACGCCTGGCAGGCCCCCCAAGCCAAAGCTAAGAAGAAGGTGGTGTTCGCCGACTCCAAGGGCATGTCGCTGACTGCCGTCCGAGTTTTCTCTCCGTGTGAAAATCAAAAATCCAACATGCTCCAGCAGTTCCACATCCCCAAGCTAGAGGGCACTCTCAATCCCGTCCAGAGCAGGATCCTGGAGTTCCGCCAACCCGCGTCGGACTACGTAGACTTCAGGAATCGGCTGACAAAGAATTCTGTGTGTCTGGAGAGCTGCACGCTGCAGGGCCGCACGCTAACCGGGACCGTTAAAGTCCGGAATCTGTCCTTCAAGAAATCCGTCCGGGTTCGGATCACCTTCGATTCGTGGAAAAGTCACAGAGACGTTGAGTGCGCTTTCATGAACGACGTGTGTGGATGCAGAGACACTGACACCTTCTCCTTTGTCATCGAGATTCCGGCACGCATCCCGCCACAGGACAGCGTGGAGTTTTGCGTTAGCTACACCAGCGATGGGAAGATGCACTGGGACAACAACAACGGAAAGAATTACGCTCTCGTAGCGACAAACGACGACAACAAGAAGGACACCAACAAGGAGACGGATTCGTCCGATCGATTCCAGGAGAAGTGCAGCAGATTTTCTTCTCAGTGCAACAGCTGGATGATGATGGGGATCACTGCTGCCCCCTACTGGTGA